In Scheffersomyces stipitis CBS 6054 chromosome 8, complete sequence, one DNA window encodes the following:
- the HPR5 gene encoding protein required for proper timing of committment to meiotic recombination and the transition from Meiosis I to Meiosis II (ATP-dependent 3'-5' DNA helicase SRS2 Required for proper timing of committment to meiotic recombination and the transition from Meiosis I to Meiosis II~go_function DNA binding; ATP-dependent DNA helicase activity; ATP binding~go_process DNA repair~go_function DNA binding; ATP-dependent DNA helicase activity; ATP binding~go_process DNA repair): MSIDLSEKVLDRIVAELNENQRLAVTAPANGRLQIIAGPGTGKTKVLTSRVAFLLLKEEIPPHQIVVTTFTKKAANELTERLESLLGDTTIDVSKILVGTFHSICYRVLMMYGKKLGIERYNIADDRDADHILKEMLAGLSDLELDTLDSLPDEETVIFRPNSGSESKKSSGYDTKKIKRQISKLKSSGVKHDTYERSASHNKALSLFYRKYQHKLQENNLLDFDDCLLYCYLLVTSFPVLNFVQHVLVDEFQDTNEIQLQLMYEFARGHPTDPSKRDNVTIVGDPDQSIYAFRDAQAINFEKMEKHYLKRYQEPCRIISLTENYRSTSDILDISEKIMRQQQKRVVKSLKSQTKRSFKPVYYNLTSAEEEAKWVCYQIEHIMALPNTPFMYSDIAVLIRAAYQTRAIENELVRRRIPYFMIRGRAFWERKEVVAILDYLRVVAHDNDRIAYLRTLNFPKRGFGDKTIQAVERALELETLAGRDSVYSALTAMVQGENNELKLSTKMKQTLSSYLQFIHKAREMLSNLDAEITNGTLDSEKRSSKLAELFELIYVHSGLKQEFSKDENQELNIKEVEKQFCEFVPRDEELPLYHGGSESEQTQDDRNYLARFIHSVGLYETDDDKKENEKKESFHGRVALSTIHGSKGLEWPIVFVPGLSEGLLPARFAIANGGPEAIDEERRCFYVALTRAKTLLYMSSYTSFGSGMWNIVDTVSRFIDKMKGTTYVSDFQDAFKSWDTLTQLYSHIRKTPPSKDMFPFDNFFRLYKERLTPFIKGETFAINEQSFKSAPNSLVYGGMGFSSAAQELGKKRRAVGLSSSSKRRPPIIRQANGTNAISGLNNLTSNVDSTLTNSGFSLNSNKAPKYVSQVAPRPAIASGAKNNKAPAYIPSRQRPGSLHSKSSNRAPR; the protein is encoded by the coding sequence ATGAGTATCGATCTTTCTGAAAAAGTTCTAGACCGTATAGTTGCGGAATTGAACGAAAACCAACGTCTTGCTGTGACAGCTCCAGCTAATGGCAGGTTGCAAATTATAGCTGGACCGGGCACTGGCAAGACGAAGGTACTTACTTCGAGAGTCGCGTTTCTCTTGCTTAAAGAGGAGATACCGCCGCATCAAATAGTGGTTACTACGTTTACCAAGAAGGCTGCCAATGAGTTGACTGAGAGGTTGGAGCTGTTGCTAGGGGATACTACTATAGACGtgtccaagatcttggttGGAACGTTCCACAGCATCTGCTACCGCGTTCTTATGATGTACGGAAAGAAACTCGGAATCGAAAGATACAATATTGCCGATGACAGAGATGCTGACCatatcttgaaggaaatgtTGGCTGGACTTCTGGATTTGGAGTTGGATACGCTCGATTCACTACCAGACGAAGAAACGGTCATATTCAGGCCCAACTCTGGTTCCGAGAGCAAAAAGTCTTCTGGATACGACACAAAGAAGATTAAACGCCAGATCTCCAAGCTTAAGTCGTCAGGAGTGAAACATGACACCTACGAAAGACTGGCCAGCCATAACAAGGctctttctctcttttaCAGAAAGTACCAGCACAAGCTCCAGGAGAATAATTTGCTAGACTTTGATGATTGCTTATTGTATTGCTATCTACTTGTGACAAGTTTTCCCGTATTGAACTTCGTTCAGCATGTCCTTGTAGATGAGTTTCAGGATACGAACGAAATTCAATTGCAGTTGATGTACGAATTTGCACGCGGACACCCTACGGATCCCAGCAAACGGGACAACGTAACTATCGTAGGAGATCCAGATCAAAGTATATATGCATTCAGAGACGCTCAAGCCatcaactttgaaaagatgGAAAAGCACTATTTGAAACGATACCAAGAGCCTTGTCGTATAATCAGCTTGACAGAAAACTATAGATCTACCTCAGACATCTTGGACATCTCCGAGAAGATCATGAGACAGCAACAGAAGCGAGTGGTGAAATCATTAAAGTCACAAACGAAAAGATCATTTAAGCCCGTTTACTATAACTTGACCTCTGCCGAAGAAGAGGCAAAATGGGTCTGCTATCAGATCGAGCATATCATGGCTCTTCCAAATACACCATTTATGTACAGCGATATAGCTGTTCTTATAAGAGCAGCGTATCAGACAAGAGCTATAGAAAACGAACTAGTTCGTAGACGTATACCCTACTTCATGATTCGTGGCCGAGCCTTCTGGGAGAGAAAAGAGGTGGTTGCTATACTAGACTACTTAAGGGTAGTGGCTCATGACAATGACAGAATTGCATATCTTAGAACTCTTAATTTTCCGAAAAGGGGGTTTGGAGATAAGACTATCCAAGCTGTTGAGAGAGCTCTTGAATTAGAAACTTTAGCAGGACGCGACCTGGTATACCTGGCATTGACTGCGATGGTACAGGGAGAGAACAACGAACTAAAGCTATCTACAAAGATGAAACAAacactttcttcttatctaCAATTCATTCATAAAGCAAGAGAAATGTTGCTGAATCTTGATGCTGAGATCACTAATGGAACACTAGATTCTGAAAAAAGATCATCGAAGCTTGCAGAACTTTTCGAGCTCATCTATGTCCATTCAGGACTAAAGCAAGAGTTCTCTAAAGATGAGAATCAGGAACTCAACATTAAAGAAGTCGAAAAGCAATTTTGCGAGTTCGTTCCTAGAGACGAAGAATTACCTTTATATCATGGAGGTTCAGAAAGTGAGCAAACACAAGACGATAGAAACTACCTAGCTAGGTTCATACACTCTGTTGGATTGTACGAAACAGATGAcgacaagaaagaaaacgaaaagaaagagagctTCCATGGTAGAGTAGCACTATCTACTATTCATGGGTCTAAGGGTCTTGAATGGCCAATTGTGTTTGTTCCTGGATTATCGGAGGGTCTCTTGCCTGCTCGATTTGCCATAGCCAATGGTGGTCCAGAAGCAatagacgaagaaagaagatgtttctaTGTTGCGCTTACCAGAGCTAAGACGTTGTTGTACATGTCGTCATATACTTCTTTTGGATCAGGAATGTGGAATATAGTAGATACTGTCTCGAGATTCATAGACAAGATGAAGGGAACTACCTACGTTTCCGATTTCCAGGATGCTTTCAAGAGCTGGGATACATTAACACAATTGTATTCGCACATTCGCAAGACACCTCCATCAAAGGATATGTTTCCGtttgacaacttctttcGACTTTACAAGGAAAGGCTAACTCCATTTATCAAAGGAGAAACATTTGCCATAAACGAACAAAGTTTCAAGTCAGCGCCCAATAGTCTAGTGTATGGTGGGATGGGCTTTTCTAGCGCGGCACAGGAGTTGGGtaaaaagagaagagccGTTGGACTCAGCAGTTCTTCGAAACGGAGACCGCCAATTATACGACAAGCCAATGGAACCAATGCTATTTCTGGCTTGAATAATTTGACTTCAAATGTAGATTCGACTTTAACAAATTCAGGTTTCAGCTTGAACTCTAATAAGGCACCAAAGTATGTTTCTCAAGTAGCACCCAGACCAGCAATTGCTAGTGGTGCTAAGAATAACAAAGCTCCTGCTTATATACCTAGTCGACAGCGACCGGGTAGTTTGCattccaaatcttcaaacAGAGCGCCACGATAA
- a CDS encoding predicted protein (go_component cytoplasm~go_function Rho GDP-dissociation inhibitor activity) — translation MSHPSVDDDLIPETVEGYTVGEKKTIAEYTKLDAEDESLAKWKASLGLTADSNAYPVKAGDNRTVVVVQIGLEFPDQPIQPITFNLEDAQGNTIPGKEIKFQIKERAVYQLVIKFRVQHEIVTGLKYLHSVKKSGIRVDKLEEPLGSYAPNTKDKPYYERKFTEVEAPSGFLARGSYSAITKFIDDDKNVHLTFPWSFTISK, via the coding sequence ATGTCCCACCCTTCTGTTGACGACGACTTGATCCCTGAAACCGTCGAAGGCTACACCGTAGGCGAAAAGAAAACCATCGCTGAATACACCAAGTTGGATGCCGAAGACGAGTCCTTGGCCAAGTGGAAAGCCTCCTTGGGTTTGACTGCTGATTCCAACGCCTATCCTGTCAAGGCTGGCGATAATAGAACTGTCGTCGTTGTTCAGATAGGTTTGGAATTCCCAGACCAGCCAATACAGCCCATCAcattcaacttggaagacgCACAAGGGAACACCATTCCGGGcaaggaaatcaagttcCAGATCAAGGAGAGAGCCGTCTACCAGTTGGTGATCAAGTTCCGTGTCCAGCACGAGATCGTCACCGGTTTGAAGTACTTGCATTCTGTCAAAAAATCGGGCATTAGAGTGGACAAACTCGAAGAGCCCTTGGGTTCCTACGCTCCTAACACGAAGGATAAACCTTACTATGAAAGAAAGTTCACCGAGGTTGAAGCTCCATCGGGCTTCTTGGCCAGAGGAAGCTATTCCGCCATCACCAAATTCATCGACGACGACAAGAACGTCCATTTGACGTTCCCATGGAGTTTCACCATCAGCAAGTAG
- a CDS encoding predicted protein codes for MTSNFQRIPARPSRGDSTNKDVPPPSIVTAVAKQQDRLYLLRLEKDLIAFINALNNSVSNESEPEPEAELKASSVPETGAESAPNPQIRKTTATDPEYTIKAHFLRNSYYRLLSHQLCHYYRLGHWNNTSNEIVVTRRDGVNYVEFGELLAKDSDNRSFRKVSEISQRQLHHGQDQEGSSTTAGVEGESSNTEASGPIKPKVLIKKNDSVKNETPTPIDEASSLQTTPVPVDSNVSTPSEVSISDSSKMESERASKEALYNKIREQIFQGGQDDEDEDEADIEEDERAETEYHTINNYNNNNNVNVNFNKYSNNDIDEYQQDVYGNYNNSGSGGYGNTSSDVNPGFMPYNPMGMSIQMPINYSAQPFNAANGFYPPPSHPGRVGPIPPSRGSVPIGYPPNFYGAPMMSPQGYYGYGAMPLTAPPYDKDTERRLLNNPYIIIPDDNILKNKSKKYKKPYYKNNQYYGDGYNGNNNNGNIGSSSNDGSR; via the coding sequence ATGACATCCAATTTCCAGCGAATACCGGCTCGTCCCAGCCGAGGTGATTCCACCAACAAGGATGTTCCACCTCCGTCAATAGTGACAGCAGTAGCCAAACAACAGGACCGGTTATACTTGCTCAGACTCGAGAAGGATTTGATTGCCTTTATCAATGCTCTCAACAATTCAGTTTCAAATGAACTGgaaccagagccagaggCTGAACTAAAGGCGAGCTCCGTGCCAGAGACTGGAGCAGAATCAGCACCAAATCCACAAATTCGTAAGACTACTGCAACAGACCCAGAGTATACCATTAAAGCACATTTTCTTCGCAATTCGTATTATAGACTCTTAAGCCACCAACTCTGCCATTACTATAGATTGGGCCATTGGAATAACACTTCCAACGAGATAGTTGTGACTCGTCGTGATGGAGTCAACTATGTAGAATTCGGCGAGCTTCTAGCCAAAGACTCAGACAACCGGAGTTTCAGGAAAGTGTCTGAAATTTCGCAGAGACAGCTCCACCACGGTCAGGATCAGGAGGGCAGCAGTACTACAGCTGGAGTAGAAGGGGAAAGTTCGAATACTGAAGCCAGTGGACCTATCAAGCCCAAGGTActtatcaagaagaatgattCTGTCAAAAACGAAACCCCAACACCAATTGAtgaagcttcttctttgcaaaCAACTCCTGTTCCCGTGGACTCCAATGTCAGTACACCTTCTGAAGTGTCTATTTCGGACTCTTCCAAGATGGAGTCAGAACGAGCATCAAAGGAAGCATTGTACAACAAGATAAGAGAGCAGATTTTCCAGGGAGGTCAggacgatgaagacgaagacgaagccgatattgaagaagatgaacgAGCCGAAACAGAGTACCACACGATCAACAATtataataataataacaaTGTCAatgtcaacttcaacaaatataGCAATAATGATATCGACGAATATCAGCAGGACGTCTATGGCAATTACAACAATAGTGGTAGCGGAGGCTATGGAAACACATCCAGCGATGTGAATCCAGGCTTCATGCCCTACAATCCCATGGGAATGTCAATTCAGATGCCTATAAACTACAGTGCACAGCCTTTCAACGCAGCCAACGGCTTTTATCCTCCACCCAGCCATCCGGGACGGGTCGGTCCTATACCGCCTTCTCGTGGTTCTGTTCCCATAGGGTATCCACCCAACTTCTATGGGGCTCCTATGATGTCTCCACAGGGCTACTATGGGTACGGAGCCATGCCGTTGACTGCTCCTCCGTATGATAAAGATACTGAGAGGCGACTCTTGAACAACCCGTACATCATCATACCAGATGATaacattttgaagaataaatCCAAGAAGTACAAAAAGCCAtactacaagaacaacCAATACTACGGGGATGGGTATAATggcaacaacaataatggTAACATAGGAAGCAGTAGCAACGATGGCAGTCGTTAG
- a CDS encoding predicted protein has protein sequence MSSADEIRAKRLAKLSAQPSAVNNGDSPKASTHADSASIQTSNPAPAAAPKPVAIPKQPVVVPPKAPKEIVTLTEEEQLAEWMKLEIENIFQVTINPQHNNKSLVYLATLVSDLASSQKLLGPSDLEAIFMEVLTDLGVPSPNKSPIEYLYNVYHKAYGTKRILPVKSPLYNSKIAIINEIIRLSVSYGSISFQIPDMFLNNDLASSIQLFIRRGHDLTPFLIDIIHSSIEQDCLLDILNIILPTLSVQLYSSNLHDRTYANTLLLFESLVNIKPVAAVFSQVEGFQPPSRENALDFEHKTILGSILRLSPLDEKVSMSLFASDPSPIQLNGLMESMQNEYKVLIERLFYIVDKLIRGSAETREALLIWFSELINLSHLRRGSHADYAKLPSDAIMYNISIILIKLSLPFLDYPTFSKIEKIDVDYFSKSKLLNITEESRVNSSIAEADEYYKEKSELISPNFISTCFNLTLTYLHYGMGGIYIHYDRLKNTVKQLNERIAMINSPVSPPGVNPMQLQFMRQQLPALQKSVHKSKATMHAITALFSFRPLQLEVFDFVVGACTFITKLIDPSHTYPKSRLSIPIFKIDKVSQLDDHDFLKTKTPEPWKYYPEYILEGIINYCKFSVNFRGCPLVLNDVKLRLFVEFAIVLLRCPELIGNPHMKANLVELLYIGVIDGDRGFITPILSENKLVMDNILYSLLDFYVMVEKTGAHTQFYDKFNSRYYISVIIEQLWKNPIYRGQLTDYSKHNVDFFIRFIARMLNDTTFLLDETFNELEKIHDCQVELKNRQQGQTNEELGTDEELSNKLTSAERTAKSYMGLTTKTMQLFKLFTKEVPQGFVLPEIVDRLAGMLDYNLSAMVGPKCSNLKVEAPESYGFEPKKTLADLCEIYSNLANQNKFVVAVSRDGRSFNLAYFEKAEQILTTKTYVDPKIIKTLINFAKRAEIQRQEDEDEEMELGEVPDEFLDPLMYTVMEDPVVLPTSKISIDRSTIKAHLLSDPTDPFNRMPLKMEDVVDDVELKEKILAFKRDKKAERIAAKSDDMDVT, from the exons ATGTCTTCTGCGGACGAG ATCAGAGCCAAGCGTTTGGCCAAATTGTCAGCGCAGCCTTCGGCAGTCAATAATGGCGATCTGCCCAAAGCATCTACTCATGCAGATTCAGCATCAATACAAACTTCAAACccagcaccagcagctgCTCCAAAGCCAGTTGCAATCCCAAAACAGCCTGTAGTGGTTCCACCTAAAGCTCCTAAAGAAATTGTAACGCttactgaagaagaacagctTGCTGAATGGATGAAGCTTGAAATCGAAAATATCTTTCAAGTTACCATCAACCCACAACATAACAACAAAAGCTTGGTCTATTTAGCCACTTTGGTTTCGGACCTCGCTCTGTCGCAGAAATTGTTGGGTCCATCCGATCTTGAAGCCATTTTTATGGAAGTCTTGACGGACTTGGGAGTTCCTTCTCCAAACAAAAGCCCTATTGAATATCTCTACAATGTTTATCATAAAGCATATGGTACCAAGAGAATATTGCCCGTTAAATCACCTTTATACAACTCCAAAATTGCCATTATCAATGAAATCATTAGGTTGTCAGTTTCGTATGGACTGATCAGTTTTCAGATACCAGACATGTTCCTTAACAACGACCTTGCATCTTCCATTCAACTATTTATCAGGAGAGGTCATGACTTAACTCCTTTCTTGATAGACATCATTCACTCCAGCATCGAACAGGACTGCCTCTTAGATATCTTGAACATCATCTTGCCTACTTTGAGCGTCCAGTTGTATTCAAGTAATTTACACGACAGAACTTATGCGAACACTCTCTTGTTGTTTGAGTCTTTGGTCAATATCAAACCAGTAGCAGCAGTATTCTCGCAGGTTGAAGGTTTCCAGCCTCCTTCTCGCGAAAATGCTTTAGATTTCGAGCACAAGACGATATTGGGTTCTATATTGAGATTGTCACCACTTGATGAAAAGGTTAGTATGTCATTGTTTGCTTCTGACCCAAGTCCTATTCAGTTGAATGGGCTTATGGAATCGATGCAAAATGAGTACAAGGTGTTGATTGAGCGTCTTTTTTACATTGTAGATAAGTTGATCCGTGGGTCGGCTGAAACTCGTGAAGCGTTGTTAATTTGGTTTTCTGAGTTGATTAATTTAAGTCATTTGAGAAGAGGAAGTCATGCCGATTACGCCAAACTTCCTTCGGATGCCATCATGTACAACATCTCTATTATTCTCATCAAGTTGAGTTTGCCATTTCTAGATTATCCTACCTTTTCCAAGATAGAGAAGATCGATGTCGATTACTTTTCTAAGAGCAAATTGCTTAACATTACTGAAGAATCCAGAGTTAACTCGAGCATTGCTGAGGCCGACGAGTACTATAAGGAAAAGAGCGAATTAATCTCTCCCAACTTCATATCAACGTGTTTTAATTTGACGTTGACGTATTTGCATTATGGAATGGGTGGTATCTATATTCACTACGATAGATTGAAGAACACAGTTAAACAACTCAACGAGAGAATAGCCATGATTAACTCACCTGTCTCACCTCCAGGAGTCAATCCAATGCAGCTCCAGTTCATGAGACAGCAGCTACCAGCATTACAAAAGAGTGTTCATAAGCTGAAAGCTACTATGCATGCGATTACAGCtcttttcagcttcagaCCTTTGCAACTAGAAGTGTTCGACTTCGTTGTTGGGGCCTGTACTTTTATTACAAAATTAATTGATCCTTCACACACTTATCCAAAGTCAAGATTGCTGATTccaatcttcaagattgacaAGGTTTCTCAATTGGACGATCacgatttcttgaagactAAAACACCAGAGCCTTGGAAGTATTATCCTGAGTATATCTTGGAAGGCATTATTAACTATTGTAAGTTTTCTGTGAACTTCCGTGGGTGTCCATTAGTGTTGAACGATGTCAAATTACGTTTGTTTGTGGAGTTTGCAATCGTTCTTTTGAGGTGTCCGGAGTTGATAGGTAATCCTCACATGAAGGCTAATCTTGTAGAATTATTATATATTGGTGTAATTGATGGTGACCGTGGCTTCATCACACCAATCCTTTCTGAAAACAAGTTGGTCATGGACAACATCTTATATTCGTTGTTGGATTTTTATGTCATGGTAGAAAAAACTGGAGCTCACACTCAGTTCTACGACAAGTTTAACAGTCGTTATTATATTTCTGTCATCATTGAGCAGTTGTGGAAGAATCCTATCTATCGTGGACAGTTGACCGACTACTCTAAACACAATGtggatttcttcatcagatTCATTGCCAGAATGTTGAACGATACGACGTTTCTTTTAGACGAGACATTCAATGAGTTGGAAAAAATCCATGattgccaagttgaattgaagaatagacAACAGGGTCAaaccaatgaagaattaGGTACCGATGAAGAACTTTCTAACAAGTTGACAAGTGCAGAAAGAACAGCCAAGTCTTATATGGGCTTGACCACTAAGACAATgcaattgttcaaattgttTACCAAAGAAGTTCCTCAAGGGTTTGTGTTGCCTGAGATTGTAGACAGATTGGCAGGCATGTTGGACTACAACTTGTCTGCTATGGTTGGACCAAAATGTTCGAATTTGAAGGTTGAAGCACCAGAGTCTTATGGGTTTGAACCCAAGAAGACTTTGGCTGATTTGTGTGAGATCTATTCAAATTTGGCCAATCAAAATAAGTTCGTAGTGGCTGTCTCTCGAGATGGTAGatctttcaatttggctTATTTTGAAAAGGCAGAACAGATCTTGACTACAAAGACATATGTCGACCCAAAGATTATCAAGACGCTTATCAACTTTGCGAAAAGGGCAGAAATACAAAGACAGgaagatgaggatgaagaaatggagtTGGGAGAAGTTCCCGACGAGTTCTTGGATCCTTTGATGTACACAGTGATGGAAGATCCTGTAGTTTTACCCACTTCCAAAATTAGTATCGATAGGTCTACGATCAAGGCACATTTGTTGAGTGATCCTACTGATCCTTTCAACAGAATGCCTTTGAAGATGGAAGACGTAGTGGATGATGtggagttgaaggagaagattCTTGCCTTCAAGAGAGACAAAAAAGCAGAACGGATAGCAGCTAAGTCTGACGATATGGATGTTACTTAA
- a CDS encoding 60S ribosomal protein L35 (go_component intracellular; ribosome~go_function structural constituent of ribosome~go_process protein biosynthesis), which translates to MAGVKTFELRTKSKEQLSQQLVELKKELANLKVQKLQKPSLPRIHTVRKNIARVLTVINLNQRENVRAFYAGKKYQPKDLRAKKTRAIRRQLTKFERSQETEKARKQRIAFPQRKFAIKA; encoded by the exons ATG GCCGGTGTCAAAACTTTCGAATTAAGAACCAAGTCCAAGGAACAATTATCTCAACAATTGgttgaattgaagaaggaattggccaacttgaaggtcCAAAAGTTGCAAAAGCCTTCTTTGCCAAGAATCCACACTGTCAGAAAGAACATCGCTAGAGTTTTGACtgtcatcaacttgaaccaAAGAGAAAACGTCAGAGCCTTCTACGCTGGTAAGAAGTACCAACCAAAGGACTTGAGAGCCAAGAAGACCAGAGCTATCAGAAGACAATTAACCAAGTTCGAAAGATCTCAAGAAACCGAAAAGGCCAGAAAGCAAAGAATCGCCTTCCCACAAAGAAAGTTCGCTATTAAGGCTTAA
- a CDS encoding predicted protein (go_function GTP binding): MGLSFSKLFSNLFGNKEMRILMVGLDAAGKTTILYKLKLGEIVTTIPTIGFNVETVEYKNISFTVWDVGGQDKIRPLWRYYFQNTQGIIFVVDSNDRDRIAEAREELQQMLNEDELRDALLLVFANKQDLPNAMNAAEITEKLGLHSIRQRPWYIQATCATTGDGLYEGLEWLSTNLKNSS, encoded by the coding sequence ATGGGTTTGTCTTTCTCCAAGTTGTTTTCCAACCTCTTTGGCAACAAAGAGATGAGAATCTTGATGGTCGGTTTGGATGCCGCCGGTAAGACCACCATATTGTacaaattgaagttgggAGAAATCGTCACCACCATCCCCACCATTGGCTTCAACGTCGAAACTGTAGAGTACAAGAACATCTCCTTCACCGTCTGGGATGTCGGTGGACAGGACAAGATCAGACCTTTGTGGAGATACTACTTCCAAAACACACAAGGTATCATCTTCGTTGTCGACTCCAACGATAGAGACCGTATCGCCGAAgccagagaagaattgcAGCAAATGTTGAATGAAGACGAGTTGAGAGACgccttgttgttggtgttcGCTAACAAGCAAGATTTGCCCAACGCCATGAACGCCGCCGAGATCACCGAGAAGTTAGGCTTGCACTCCATCCGCCAAAGACCTTGGTACATCCAGGCCACCTGTGCCACCACCGGTGACGGTTTGTACGAGGGTTTGGAATGGTTATCCACtaacttgaagaactcgTCGTAG
- a CDS encoding predicted protein translates to NMTSSKLSDHVRNDNNTSTSLVDISADVGPSGQNSYQSESLQHPPNTIRGKTWYDVSRDLINDFRHKQMDESTSAYSSIIFYANHLVLLSLFFMISIYKNVNYLYRKMVLKFYTLTYYPNKSPQLIRDDVSKLAKIPRVISCILDLKDDDDENGGIDGLIGSISELAAWTVSAGIPHLVIYEYNGVVVENKGNLAQLNRYISKNLAAYFGTDLIPSYAIRIPHHNTVIYSSHTGKTQVNSAERDVDLEIWLLSREDGKPTIVELTKTMSELAQNNELSVNDITIDLIDEELAELVGPEPDLLISFGPSLDLQDYPPWHIRLSEIYWEPENKDVIYAVFIRALQQFSNCKVNVGK, encoded by the exons aacatGACCAGCTCGAAGCTTCTGGACCACGTGAGAAACGACAACAACACGAGTACGTCGCTTGTGGACATATCTGCGGACGTCGGCCCCAGCGGA CAAAATTCGTATCAAAGCGAAAGCTTACAGCATCCACCCAATACGATACGCGGTAAGACCTGGTATGATGTGTCTCGcgacttgatcaacgacTTTAGACACAAGCAGATGGATGAATCTACTCTGGCCTACTCCAGCATCATTTTCTACGCCAACCATTTAGTATTGCTTCTGCTTTTCTTTATGATTTCCATCTACAAAAATGTGAACTATCTCTACAGGAAGATGGTGCTCAAGTTTTATACATTGACATACTACCCAAACAAGCTGCCGCAGTTGATCCGTGATGACGTGTCGAAACTTGCCAAGATTCCTAGAGTGATCTCGTGTATTCTCGACTTGAAggacgacgacgacgagAACGGCGGCATTGACGGCTTGATCGGACTGATCTCCGAGCTTGCTGCCTGGACGGTCTCTGCCGGAATTCCTCACTTGGTAATCTACGAGTACAACGGtgttgttgtagaaaacAAGGGAAATTTGGCCCAACTAAACCGTTATATTCTGAAGAATTTAGCAGCCTATTTTGGCACTGACTTGATTCCGAGCTACGCCATTAGAATCCCCCACCATAATACCGTCATCTACAGCAGCCATACCGGCAAAACTCAGGTAAACTCCGCAGAGAGAGACGTGGACTTGGAGATCTGGTTGTTGTCACGGGAGGACGGAAAGCCTACCATCGTAGAATTAACCAAGACTATGAGTGAATTGGCCCAGAACAACGAGCTCTCGGTCAACGACATCACCATTGACTTGATTGACGAAGAGCTAGCCGAGCTTGTCGGACCTGAGCCGGACTTGTTGATCAGCTTTGGGCCGCTGTTGGATCTCCAGGATTATCCGCCATGGCACATTCGGTTGTCCGAGATATACTGGGAGCCTGAGAACAAAGATGTGATCTATGCTGTGTTTATCCGGGCATTACAGCAGTTTTCTAACTGTAAGGTTAACGTCGGTAAatga